In Gemmata obscuriglobus, a single genomic region encodes these proteins:
- the rpsT gene encoding 30S ribosomal protein S20, which yields MPHTASAWKRLRKAEKRRRQNRLAAKKIKTQRKEVTTALAGTDAAKVVTEVKNTQIMLDRMAAKGYIHKNKAARLKSRLVKRQRAAASKPAAK from the coding sequence ATGCCGCACACAGCTAGCGCGTGGAAACGCCTCCGCAAAGCCGAAAAGCGCCGCCGCCAGAACCGGCTCGCCGCGAAGAAGATCAAGACCCAGCGCAAGGAAGTCACCACTGCGCTCGCCGGCACCGACGCCGCAAAAGTCGTGACTGAGGTGAAGAACACCCAGATCATGCTCGATCGCATGGCCGCCAAAGGGTACATTCACAAGAACAAGGCCGCGCGTCTGAAGTCGCGTTTGGTTAAGCGGCAGCGGGCCGCCGCGAGCAAGCCCGCCGCGAAGTAA